A genome region from Candidatus Finniella inopinata includes the following:
- a CDS encoding HU family DNA-binding protein — MALGKKELVSHLAKVTDLTQDKPGKAVEEVIAWIRDSLKTGEDVRLIGLGTFSIQKLPAREGRNPGTGETMQIKASNRATFKGGKELKDTLNGG; from the coding sequence ATGGCCCTTGGTAAAAAAGAATTGGTTTCTCATTTAGCAAAAGTTACTGACCTCACTCAAGATAAGCCTGGCAAAGCCGTCGAAGAGGTCATAGCCTGGATTCGTGATTCCCTTAAAACGGGTGAGGACGTGCGTTTAATTGGGTTGGGTACATTTTCCATACAAAAGCTGCCGGCCAGAGAAGGTCGAAACCCTGGTACGGGTGAGACGATGCAGATAAAAGCCAGTAATCGAGCGACCTTTAAGGGTGGAAAAGAACTTAAAGACACGTTGAATGGTGGATAA